From the genome of Bifidobacterium asteroides, one region includes:
- a CDS encoding helicase, protein MSETVMSTGGSEEDKRAEDAQASTAGSSSDRTAEEVKAPLTPLERIRGWRQDYQNQVGLTPLENVSQLAAQMDLTHAHPSGIAQLFASGQVHLDALFRDRGMLRAAHRRMERVLDDQAAKERASGFAQLSMVVGVAAWQGRDMPVLLYPVRIDESTQGASRASIRFTGKVDLNPALISAMRERGITLDPDRLFSASHYQGGTPETSSLFKDMTALITPHISDFAIERKIVLGCFIEPSAQLLGESLRILDRMTAGSTGNDLLDALAGDQAASERLKGGPVPDYSPFDADPHSEFEAGDVDNRVRYAAQLVATGHSVLVDEQTGRHSADDALAVASRCVTAGRTVLYVPCVVEEKRRFQHRLDAAGMADMALDLTDDQLGRILDQRLIDAVGFKPGKASEHFDQVADELVGVRSRLTRYLGDLHGVDSSWGVSAYQTIQNLANIANMPTHPATRVRLGAATAHNLQPELDAWADKLERAAELGEFVIGPQDTPWFGATLVNENEAVDAYSRVVRLLQRLLPDTREQVKSTVETCGFPVPATVKDWGRQVVVLKNLRRVLDVFQPSIFERDIPAMIEATKSKADRKANGTNLGFWERRRLVKEAKSLLRPGAQVEDLHESLVVVSKQAEQWRTFVPHGGWPVLPPKLDVIIDTQESLIRDMTALDTVLASTPAGGDLETMDLNKVEERLKALFDDHTALDTLPERCALEGEFNKAGLQDLVQDLRNRQVEGKAVRAELQLAWWTTVFDDIMRSSQIISNQDGSALSNAADRFSQVDAQHVASVGPMVAQESEKRLSELLFSRTQEANQLHTMLAGNPGASLAVFQQAHPGILSAAKPIIIATPATLATRTNPTQLADTVIIDAGAHMPSIQVLTVLARARQVAVIAHRPTITSDGLLQLVDHLVPVTVKARPSRRSIRLDAFLKDHGYGDLSAPVPDCLEPGRVTLTRVEGAGVPVMATGLVESSQQEVAAVVDMLKRKAGSFSLVPNSYLLTVVTLSAAHRSRLGAELKSAAAKDRVFARFLRHVRIVGIDEVCGARATDVILTLGFAKTTHGRLLQQFGDLEGEGGKGMLLDALVLPDRNLDIVAAFSADDLEDDRIHQPGPRLLKDLLTWVEHPDAESARPEQAEQSANVLFRDLAQRLRTRGLDVALDYGYDQAPRIPLVVGLKNKPYALAVLTDDAEFMHTQSTRERHRFTTEDLQYLGWSVMTVWSVSAFVNPDKEADRIVARLADIYQQAR, encoded by the coding sequence ATGAGCGAGACGGTAATGAGCACCGGGGGATCGGAAGAGGACAAACGGGCTGAAGATGCACAGGCGTCAACGGCTGGCTCTTCCTCCGACCGCACGGCAGAAGAGGTCAAGGCCCCGTTGACTCCACTGGAGCGAATCCGGGGATGGCGCCAGGACTATCAGAACCAGGTGGGTCTGACCCCCTTGGAGAATGTGTCGCAACTGGCGGCGCAGATGGATCTGACGCATGCGCATCCTTCAGGCATCGCCCAGCTCTTCGCCAGCGGCCAGGTCCATCTGGATGCGCTCTTCCGCGACCGCGGCATGCTGCGTGCGGCCCACCGGCGAATGGAGCGGGTTCTGGACGATCAGGCTGCCAAGGAGCGTGCCAGCGGTTTCGCCCAGCTCTCCATGGTGGTGGGGGTGGCTGCCTGGCAGGGGCGTGACATGCCCGTACTGCTCTATCCCGTGCGTATCGACGAGAGCACGCAGGGGGCTTCCAGGGCATCCATCAGATTCACAGGCAAAGTGGATCTTAATCCCGCCTTGATCTCGGCCATGCGTGAGCGGGGCATCACCCTGGATCCGGACCGTCTGTTTTCTGCCTCCCACTATCAGGGCGGCACCCCCGAAACTTCGTCCCTGTTCAAGGACATGACGGCCCTGATCACGCCGCATATCAGCGACTTCGCTATTGAACGGAAAATCGTTCTGGGATGCTTCATCGAGCCATCGGCCCAGCTGCTGGGCGAAAGCCTTCGGATTCTGGACCGGATGACCGCCGGGTCCACCGGCAACGATCTGCTGGATGCCTTGGCTGGCGACCAGGCAGCTTCTGAGCGGCTCAAGGGCGGACCTGTGCCCGACTACAGCCCCTTCGATGCAGACCCTCACAGCGAGTTCGAGGCCGGGGATGTGGACAACCGGGTCCGTTATGCCGCCCAGCTGGTGGCGACCGGGCACAGTGTGCTTGTGGATGAACAGACCGGCCGCCACAGCGCCGACGATGCCTTGGCCGTTGCCTCGCGCTGTGTCACTGCTGGAAGAACCGTGCTCTATGTGCCCTGCGTGGTGGAGGAGAAGCGACGCTTCCAGCATCGTCTGGATGCCGCCGGGATGGCGGACATGGCTCTTGACCTGACTGACGATCAGCTTGGCCGGATCCTGGACCAGCGGCTGATCGATGCAGTGGGGTTCAAACCAGGCAAGGCCAGCGAACACTTCGATCAGGTGGCTGACGAGCTTGTAGGCGTCCGCTCCCGGCTGACCCGTTACCTGGGTGATCTGCATGGGGTGGATTCCAGCTGGGGGGTTTCGGCCTACCAGACCATTCAGAATCTGGCCAACATTGCCAATATGCCTACGCACCCTGCCACCCGTGTCCGTCTGGGCGCGGCCACGGCCCACAACCTGCAGCCCGAGCTGGATGCCTGGGCAGACAAGCTGGAGAGGGCTGCCGAGCTGGGCGAATTCGTCATTGGCCCCCAGGACACGCCTTGGTTCGGGGCCACCCTGGTCAACGAGAACGAAGCCGTGGACGCATACTCCCGTGTGGTTCGCCTCCTGCAGCGGCTTCTGCCGGACACCCGCGAACAAGTCAAATCCACTGTGGAGACCTGCGGATTCCCCGTGCCGGCCACCGTCAAGGATTGGGGACGGCAGGTGGTGGTCCTCAAGAACCTGCGCCGGGTTCTGGACGTCTTCCAGCCTTCCATCTTCGAGCGTGACATTCCTGCCATGATCGAGGCCACCAAGTCCAAGGCCGATCGCAAGGCCAATGGCACCAATCTGGGATTCTGGGAACGCCGACGTCTGGTCAAGGAGGCCAAGAGCCTGCTCAGGCCCGGTGCCCAGGTCGAGGATCTGCATGAGTCGCTGGTGGTGGTCTCCAAGCAGGCTGAGCAATGGCGGACCTTCGTCCCCCACGGCGGCTGGCCGGTCCTGCCACCGAAGCTGGACGTCATCATCGACACTCAGGAATCCCTGATCCGCGACATGACGGCTCTGGACACCGTCCTGGCTTCGACTCCGGCTGGAGGCGATCTGGAGACCATGGACTTGAACAAGGTAGAGGAGCGGCTCAAGGCGCTCTTTGACGACCATACAGCCCTGGATACCCTGCCTGAGCGCTGCGCCCTAGAGGGCGAATTCAACAAGGCAGGGCTGCAGGACCTGGTCCAGGACCTGCGCAACCGCCAGGTCGAGGGCAAGGCGGTGCGGGCCGAGCTGCAGCTGGCCTGGTGGACCACGGTCTTCGACGACATCATGCGCTCCTCGCAGATCATCTCCAACCAGGACGGTTCCGCCCTGTCCAACGCGGCCGACCGCTTCAGTCAAGTGGATGCCCAGCACGTGGCCAGCGTTGGGCCCATGGTTGCCCAGGAGAGCGAAAAGCGCCTGTCTGAGCTGCTCTTCTCCCGCACCCAGGAGGCCAATCAGCTGCACACCATGCTGGCCGGCAACCCTGGTGCCTCCCTTGCGGTCTTCCAGCAGGCCCACCCCGGCATCCTGTCGGCGGCCAAGCCCATCATCATCGCGACTCCGGCCACGCTGGCGACCAGGACTAATCCGACACAGCTGGCCGACACGGTCATCATTGATGCTGGAGCCCACATGCCTTCCATCCAGGTGCTGACCGTGCTGGCTCGTGCCCGGCAGGTGGCAGTCATCGCCCACCGGCCTACCATCACCTCGGATGGCCTCTTGCAGCTGGTGGACCACCTGGTCCCGGTCACCGTCAAAGCCCGGCCCTCGCGCCGTTCGATTCGGTTGGATGCCTTCCTGAAGGATCATGGCTATGGGGATCTGTCGGCGCCTGTCCCCGATTGCCTGGAGCCTGGCAGGGTAACCCTGACCAGGGTAGAGGGCGCTGGCGTCCCTGTCATGGCCACTGGGCTGGTCGAGTCCAGTCAACAGGAGGTGGCTGCCGTTGTCGATATGCTCAAACGCAAGGCCGGATCCTTCTCCCTGGTGCCGAACAGTTATCTGCTGACTGTAGTCACCCTGTCGGCAGCCCACCGCTCCAGGCTGGGCGCCGAGCTCAAGTCGGCAGCGGCCAAGGACAGGGTTTTCGCCAGGTTCCTGCGGCATGTACGGATAGTCGGCATTGACGAAGTCTGCGGCGCCCGGGCTACAGACGTGATCCTTACTCTTGGCTTTGCCAAGACCACCCACGGCCGTCTTCTTCAGCAGTTCGGTGATCTGGAGGGCGAAGGGGGCAAGGGCATGCTGTTGGATGCTCTGGTCCTGCCGGATCGGAATCTGGATATCGTCGCGGCATTCTCGGCTGATGACCTGGAGGACGATCGCATTCACCAGCCCGGGCCGCGTCTGCTCAAGGATCTGTTGACCTGGGTTGAGCATCCCGACGCTGAATCTGCCCGGCCCGAGCAAGCCGAACAGTCTGCCAATGTGCTCTTCAGGGATCTGGCCCAGCGGCTGCGGACACGGGGACTGGATGTGGCCTTGGATTATGGGTACGACCAGGCGCCCCGAATTCCTCTGGTGGTGGGGCTCAAGAACAAGCCCTATGCTCTGGCCGTGCTGACCGACGATGCCGAGTTCATGCACACCCAGTCCACCCGGGAGCGCCACCGGTTCACCACCGAGGACTTGCAGTATCTGGGCTGGTCGGTCATGACCGTCTGGAGCGTTTCGGCCTTTGTCAACCCCGACAAGGAAGCCGACAGGATAGTCGCCCGTCTTGCCGATATCTACCAGCAGGCGCGTTGA
- a CDS encoding FmdB family zinc ribbon protein has product MPTYHYRCKNCGYDFTKEQSFDDEPITICPKCGQQQVRKVFSAVPIEFKGHGFYRTDGVSSSSSTSSTSGK; this is encoded by the coding sequence GTGCCCACCTATCATTATCGTTGCAAGAACTGCGGATACGACTTTACCAAGGAGCAGTCTTTCGACGACGAGCCAATCACCATCTGCCCCAAGTGCGGGCAGCAGCAGGTCCGCAAGGTCTTCTCCGCAGTGCCCATCGAGTTCAAGGGCCATGGTTTCTACCGGACCGACGGAGTCTCATCTTCCTCCTCTACAAGCTCCACAAGCGGCAAGTAA
- a CDS encoding FHA domain-containing protein, with protein sequence MSDDRRPGQVWIIKFNGAEETRLKPGETVEIGRKPLRPLADDGRRRLEVPDQTKSMSKRHAIFAVDQDGLATLRDMGSTNGSYLIQSDGSLVRLPVDAAFPLSSSSARFQFGDVPVDFVRISNPEEDKTEPSTRVPDLFSYSTQPRGMVEPDAAEMSVDDILDMRAGEPTGIFKADGVRNRVTALHDMALGAAKTADSSQEADSVSQDRPRSAPVARDSQDNPSQPFSDGAASADSRGSRARYSDDSGSAERGQANRGPADAGSADGQESDRRRFYADQGDRRAGGFQAQSARGEARRPLPWQEHESEQGLPLVGTQEEDSQPVDRDLFADARRSRFAESASDQNRYDQDAGDARDARGHRDDRPASVRRGEADSAQGFTPLGAVELARLSKKESDQARRPQPADEQGDGQRYQPAFEPGSVFERVSKGDYDRGQEAIVVDGMSSDDAKRTADFALQFAMAKHRQLLPFLAMNPALYDDLYAWLEAQGDQDIDAALRNNDGYHEYLNAVRK encoded by the coding sequence GTGAGTGACGATCGGCGACCGGGGCAGGTGTGGATAATCAAGTTCAATGGGGCGGAAGAGACCCGGCTCAAGCCTGGCGAGACCGTCGAGATCGGCCGCAAGCCTCTGCGTCCGTTGGCCGATGACGGTCGGCGTCGTCTGGAGGTGCCCGATCAAACTAAATCCATGTCCAAACGACATGCCATTTTCGCCGTCGACCAGGACGGTCTGGCAACCCTGCGCGACATGGGCTCCACCAACGGGTCCTATCTGATCCAGTCCGACGGATCGCTGGTCAGGCTGCCTGTGGATGCCGCCTTCCCCCTGTCCAGCAGCTCAGCTCGTTTCCAATTCGGTGATGTCCCCGTCGACTTTGTGCGCATCAGCAATCCTGAAGAAGATAAGACTGAACCTTCGACCCGTGTGCCCGACCTCTTCTCATACTCCACACAGCCCCGAGGCATGGTGGAGCCTGATGCAGCTGAGATGTCCGTCGATGACATTCTGGACATGCGCGCCGGCGAGCCCACTGGCATATTCAAGGCCGACGGGGTCCGCAACCGAGTCACTGCCCTTCACGATATGGCCCTGGGCGCCGCCAAAACAGCCGATTCCTCCCAAGAGGCCGACAGCGTTTCACAAGATCGTCCCAGGTCTGCCCCAGTAGCTCGTGACTCGCAGGACAATCCGTCGCAGCCTTTCTCCGATGGAGCCGCGTCCGCAGATTCGCGAGGCTCACGAGCTCGGTACTCCGACGATTCTGGTTCAGCCGAGCGTGGCCAGGCTAACAGGGGGCCGGCCGACGCAGGCTCAGCAGATGGTCAGGAATCGGACCGTCGCAGGTTTTATGCCGACCAGGGTGACCGGCGCGCAGGTGGCTTCCAGGCCCAGAGCGCTCGTGGCGAAGCACGTCGGCCTCTGCCATGGCAGGAGCACGAATCTGAGCAGGGTCTGCCGCTGGTCGGCACCCAGGAGGAGGACAGTCAGCCTGTCGACCGCGACCTTTTCGCAGATGCTCGCCGTTCCCGTTTCGCTGAATCCGCTTCTGATCAGAATCGTTACGACCAGGATGCTGGCGATGCCCGTGACGCCCGTGGTCATCGTGACGATCGCCCAGCTTCCGTCCGCAGGGGCGAAGCGGACTCGGCCCAGGGGTTCACTCCGCTGGGAGCTGTAGAGCTGGCCCGCCTGTCTAAGAAGGAATCGGATCAAGCCCGGCGTCCCCAGCCAGCAGATGAGCAGGGTGATGGCCAGCGTTATCAGCCGGCCTTCGAGCCCGGATCCGTCTTTGAGCGGGTCTCCAAGGGCGACTATGACCGTGGTCAGGAGGCCATTGTGGTGGATGGGATGAGCTCCGACGATGCCAAGCGTACCGCGGATTTCGCCCTGCAGTTCGCCATGGCCAAGCATCGGCAGCTGCTGCCTTTTCTGGCGATGAACCCGGCCCTCTATGATGATCTGTACGCCTGGTTGGAGGCTCAGGGCGACCAGGACATCGATGCGGCCCTGCGCAACAATGACGGGTATCACGAATATCTGAACGCCGTGCGGAAGTGA
- a CDS encoding glycosyl hydrolase family 30 — protein MKEIWTATAGDLSQRREPITIPETTNGPGAAVPIVIDPTRRYQYWEGAGAALTDSSAYLFMTAMDADQRHRILSELFDPAQAGFSALRISMGSCDFSSQRYYSYDDLPEGVLSDPDMAYFSIGQGKPGSPEATRDMKYVVPVLQEIMAVNPGVRILASPWSAPAWMKDSGRLDGAGRLRLGQYCGNGYRSRDTVDAAYARYFVRFIEAYQKLGIPIAAVTMQNEPSNTPPWPMTTWTPEELARWGVDYLRPALDRSFPEVEIFFGDDGLRFFSRPVSDYMTPVEALSFAGTAMHTYSGLPKWIVNATRQFPGWRSVMSERRCMLDERVDEASHVMFGEIGIGLVRQGVGMIDLWNLALDEQGLPSWARTMGRRGVITVDSRTGGVKRNLEYFMLRNFGQDVPVGARRVASTSHTCDGRTGGMGSVAFVRDDGELSAILYNPTGEPIRAAMTVNGWGACWRPVSVPAFGTVSCHMSDFDRLNRSMVPEDDRFIVHMTPHPADDHDEREDGQD, from the coding sequence ATGAAGGAGATCTGGACCGCGACGGCAGGGGATCTGTCCCAGCGGCGAGAGCCGATAACAATTCCGGAGACGACGAATGGCCCCGGCGCAGCCGTCCCCATCGTCATTGATCCAACCAGACGCTACCAGTACTGGGAGGGGGCCGGAGCTGCCCTGACGGACTCCAGCGCCTACCTGTTCATGACAGCCATGGATGCCGACCAACGTCATCGGATTCTGAGCGAGCTCTTCGATCCGGCCCAGGCGGGCTTTTCCGCCTTGAGGATCTCCATGGGGTCCTGCGACTTCTCCAGTCAGCGCTACTACTCTTATGATGATCTTCCCGAGGGGGTGCTGTCTGATCCGGATATGGCCTACTTCTCCATTGGGCAGGGGAAGCCGGGCTCGCCCGAAGCCACCAGGGACATGAAGTACGTGGTCCCCGTCCTTCAGGAGATCATGGCCGTCAACCCGGGCGTGCGGATTCTGGCCTCGCCTTGGAGCGCGCCCGCCTGGATGAAGGACAGCGGTCGGCTGGACGGGGCTGGGCGTCTGCGGCTGGGGCAATACTGCGGCAACGGCTACCGTTCACGTGACACGGTCGATGCCGCCTATGCCCGCTATTTCGTGCGGTTCATCGAGGCCTACCAGAAGCTGGGGATTCCCATTGCAGCAGTGACCATGCAGAACGAACCCTCCAACACTCCGCCCTGGCCCATGACGACCTGGACCCCCGAGGAGCTGGCGCGCTGGGGCGTAGACTATTTGCGTCCGGCGCTGGACCGCAGCTTTCCCGAGGTGGAGATCTTCTTCGGCGATGACGGCCTGAGGTTCTTCAGTCGCCCAGTCAGCGATTACATGACCCCTGTCGAGGCCCTGAGCTTCGCCGGGACGGCCATGCACACATATTCCGGCCTGCCCAAGTGGATCGTGAACGCCACCAGGCAGTTCCCCGGATGGCGTTCGGTCATGAGTGAGCGCCGCTGCATGCTGGACGAGCGGGTGGACGAGGCCAGCCATGTCATGTTCGGAGAGATCGGCATCGGACTGGTCCGCCAGGGCGTGGGCATGATCGATCTGTGGAATCTGGCCCTGGATGAGCAGGGTCTGCCCAGCTGGGCACGAACCATGGGCCGGCGTGGGGTCATCACCGTCGATTCCCGAACTGGCGGGGTCAAACGCAATCTGGAATATTTCATGCTCCGCAATTTCGGGCAGGACGTGCCGGTAGGCGCTCGCAGGGTGGCCTCCACTAGCCATACATGTGACGGCCGGACCGGCGGTATGGGCTCGGTCGCCTTCGTTCGCGACGACGGTGAGCTCAGCGCCATCCTCTATAATCCGACAGGAGAGCCCATCCGGGCGGCCATGACTGTCAACGGTTGGGGCGCCTGCTGGCGACCGGTGAGCGTACCGGCTTTCGGGACGGTCTCCTGCCACATGTCAGACTTCGACCGCCTCAACCGCAGCATGGTGCCCGAGGATGACCGATTCATCGTCCATATGACTCCACATCCCGCCGACGACCACGACGAGCGAGAGGACGGCCAGGACTGA
- a CDS encoding SAF domain-containing protein, with protein MVDFSIFTNKDKPSAAAGPLTRRRRLFKLRRVGAALALGLAVFCALQILVQAQGRLSILVASRPIARGSAIEPGMVETRILHGRERLPGLMSSFGQVRGRRLMISLHTGQPLTTAMISVRPSQPPGTTPVTIRLADDPGDLQAGDKVNLLASGDCPAGAGTHSAQPSSLPPSSARDQPGADGESEFPHVQQVNGLQTPAPGQAPGGGRCMIAEQALALQPAQTIARDRSDLEGREGSQVRQGSQAVFALDASQALLLLSLDPSTPVIAIRPDRTSASTPSSHVGKPKQSWARDNGGGSSRHGRSMPHINHGRMQNGLDQPGGGQGYRRSSPQNLADQQQGRAGRIQAVHLAWIHGGYGRGRGYGFSGDQRGQRHRQQSDQPPDRHDLR; from the coding sequence ATGGTCGATTTTTCTATCTTTACCAATAAGGACAAGCCCTCGGCTGCCGCTGGTCCCCTGACCCGCCGACGGCGGCTTTTTAAGCTGCGACGTGTGGGAGCTGCCTTGGCATTGGGGCTGGCAGTCTTCTGCGCCCTGCAGATCCTGGTCCAGGCCCAGGGCCGCCTGTCTATACTGGTCGCCTCGCGGCCTATTGCACGGGGATCAGCCATCGAGCCTGGCATGGTTGAAACGCGAATCCTGCATGGCAGGGAACGGCTCCCCGGCCTGATGTCCTCATTTGGGCAAGTACGTGGGCGGCGGCTGATGATCAGCCTCCACACGGGGCAACCGCTGACCACGGCAATGATCAGCGTCAGACCGTCACAGCCACCCGGGACCACTCCGGTGACCATCCGCCTGGCCGACGATCCAGGGGACCTGCAGGCTGGCGACAAGGTGAATTTGCTGGCCTCGGGAGACTGCCCAGCCGGTGCCGGCACGCATTCTGCGCAGCCGAGTTCTCTGCCGCCCTCCTCCGCGCGAGATCAGCCTGGCGCTGACGGGGAATCTGAGTTTCCCCATGTCCAGCAAGTCAACGGCCTGCAGACACCGGCTCCCGGGCAGGCCCCAGGCGGCGGACGCTGCATGATAGCCGAGCAAGCACTGGCTCTACAACCGGCACAGACCATCGCCAGGGATCGATCCGATCTTGAAGGACGGGAGGGCAGCCAGGTCCGGCAAGGGTCCCAGGCCGTCTTCGCCCTGGATGCCAGTCAGGCTCTGCTCTTGTTATCTCTGGATCCATCCACCCCGGTCATTGCCATCCGACCCGACAGAACTTCTGCATCGACACCCTCCAGCCATGTCGGAAAACCGAAACAATCCTGGGCCCGCGATAATGGAGGTGGAAGCAGCAGGCATGGGCGCTCTATGCCTCATATCAACCACGGAAGGATGCAGAATGGCCTCGATCAACCAGGTGGCGGCCAAGGATACCGCCGAAGCAGTCCACAAAATCTCGCAGATCAGCAACAAGGGCGTGCTGGGCGAATTCAAGCAGTTCATCTCGCGTGGATCCATGGTGGATATGGCCGTGGGCGTGGTTATGGGTTCAGCGGTGACCAGCGTGGTCAACGCCATCGTCAACAATCTGATCAGCCCCCTGATCGCCATGATCTTCGGTAA
- a CDS encoding MscL family protein, translated as MVDMAVGVVMGSAVTSVVNAIVNNLISPLIAMIFGKPDLSGLLTITYRNATISFGAILTALLNFLLIAIAVYFCIIMPINKLRQLSRAASGIKDQPNAPSPQDQSLQLLRQIADDIHQSTNADNQQAGTGLPKSQD; from the coding sequence ATGGTGGATATGGCCGTGGGCGTGGTTATGGGTTCAGCGGTGACCAGCGTGGTCAACGCCATCGTCAACAATCTGATCAGCCCCCTGATCGCCATGATCTTCGGTAAACCAGACCTGTCCGGACTCCTGACCATCACCTATCGGAACGCTACCATCTCCTTCGGCGCCATTCTGACGGCACTGCTCAACTTCCTCTTGATCGCCATCGCCGTCTACTTCTGCATCATCATGCCCATCAACAAGCTGCGGCAGCTGAGCCGGGCGGCCTCGGGCATCAAGGACCAGCCCAACGCTCCCAGTCCCCAGGACCAGAGCCTGCAGCTGCTACGCCAGATCGCCGATGACATCCACCAGTCAACGAACGCAGACAACCAACAGGCTGGAACCGGACTGCCCAAGAGTCAGGACTAG
- the rplL gene encoding 50S ribosomal protein L7/L12, with translation MAKLSADELIDAFKEMTLVELSDFVKKFEDEFDVEASAPVAVAAAAPGAAAPAEEEKTEFDVVLSAIGDKKIQVIKAVKAITNLGLADAKALVDGAPKTVLEGAKKEDADKAKAQLEEAGATVELK, from the coding sequence ATGGCCAAGCTCTCCGCTGACGAGCTCATCGACGCGTTCAAGGAAATGACTCTGGTCGAGCTGTCCGACTTCGTCAAGAAGTTCGAGGACGAGTTCGACGTCGAGGCCTCCGCCCCTGTGGCTGTGGCCGCTGCCGCCCCCGGTGCTGCTGCTCCGGCCGAGGAGGAGAAGACCGAGTTCGACGTCGTGCTCTCCGCCATCGGCGACAAGAAGATCCAGGTCATCAAGGCTGTCAAGGCCATCACCAACCTGGGCCTGGCCGACGCCAAGGCTCTGGTCGACGGCGCCCCCAAGACCGTTCTGGAAGGTGCCAAGAAGGAGGATGCCGACAAGGCCAAGGCCCAGCTGGAAGAGGCCGGCGCGACCGTCGAGCTCAAGTAG
- a CDS encoding glycoside hydrolase family 30 beta sandwich domain-containing protein: protein MTTTFTNQFWTVTSGDLTDRRRPLQAPPIGEKPRDAKPIVIDPCQRHQPWIGAGAAITDAAASLIWGSQSAQQRHALLDDMFNPGKGGFSVIRIPLGSCEPSSQTYYTYDDIPYGEHDRDLVRFSLGEGEPGAPGATKDYKYIIPVVQEILSINPAVKIIASPWSAPAWMKNTGHLCMGGHLRFGDWTGNGYDPLEDSIEGVYARYFARYIDEMEAIGIPIWAVTVQNEPSNAAPWPAMTWTLAQQADFAHRFLRPALDRRHSQVRIFINDDSGHCLTGPVDKDVTAEQARSIDGLTLHTYDNDYPNLDYANRVYPQWIYGMTERRCMLDQTPEDAAHIMSGVIGNWLVRHGSSFIALWNMALDERGLPNQIGADGRRGVVTIDHGSGKVRRNLEYFMLRSFGQDVEPGSVVIDSSNYTPDGWSGSLGSVAFLAPDGSIAAHIYNPTGKPVKAAVTINGWGDRWQCVTVPAWGTVTMHATTGERINDSAVPDDEDFALQLPEHTVDDKAPGQD from the coding sequence ATGACCACCACCTTCACCAACCAGTTCTGGACCGTGACCTCCGGAGATCTGACCGATCGACGCAGGCCTCTGCAAGCCCCTCCAATAGGGGAGAAGCCTAGGGACGCCAAGCCCATCGTCATTGATCCCTGCCAGCGCCATCAGCCCTGGATCGGGGCTGGAGCCGCCATCACCGATGCCGCGGCCTCATTGATCTGGGGCAGCCAATCCGCGCAGCAAAGACATGCCCTTCTGGACGATATGTTCAACCCCGGCAAGGGCGGTTTTTCGGTCATCCGCATCCCGCTGGGCTCCTGCGAGCCGTCTTCCCAGACCTACTACACCTACGACGACATTCCCTACGGCGAGCATGACAGGGACCTTGTCAGGTTCTCCCTGGGCGAGGGCGAGCCGGGTGCTCCGGGCGCCACCAAGGACTACAAGTACATCATCCCTGTCGTCCAGGAAATCCTGTCCATCAATCCTGCGGTGAAGATCATCGCTTCGCCCTGGAGCGCCCCGGCCTGGATGAAGAACACCGGCCACCTGTGCATGGGTGGTCACCTGCGTTTCGGGGATTGGACCGGCAACGGCTATGATCCGCTCGAGGACTCCATAGAGGGGGTCTATGCCCGTTACTTCGCCCGCTACATCGACGAGATGGAAGCCATAGGCATCCCTATCTGGGCGGTCACTGTGCAGAACGAACCCTCAAACGCCGCCCCCTGGCCAGCCATGACCTGGACTCTGGCCCAGCAGGCCGACTTTGCGCACCGCTTCCTGCGGCCTGCGCTTGATCGGCGGCACTCCCAGGTGCGCATTTTCATCAACGATGACTCGGGGCACTGCCTGACCGGACCGGTCGACAAGGATGTCACCGCCGAGCAGGCCCGCTCCATCGACGGTCTGACCCTGCATACCTATGACAACGACTATCCGAATCTGGACTATGCCAACCGGGTCTATCCACAGTGGATCTACGGCATGACCGAGCGCCGCTGCATGCTGGACCAGACCCCTGAGGATGCTGCTCACATCATGTCCGGTGTCATCGGCAACTGGCTGGTCCGCCATGGCTCTTCCTTTATCGCCCTGTGGAACATGGCCCTGGACGAGCGGGGACTGCCCAACCAGATCGGCGCCGACGGCAGACGCGGGGTGGTCACCATCGATCATGGCAGCGGCAAGGTCCGCAGGAATCTGGAGTATTTCATGCTCCGCAGCTTCGGCCAGGATGTGGAGCCCGGTTCGGTGGTGATCGACTCCAGCAACTACACCCCGGACGGCTGGAGCGGCTCTCTGGGATCCGTGGCCTTCCTGGCGCCGGACGGATCCATCGCTGCTCATATCTACAACCCCACGGGCAAGCCAGTCAAGGCGGCTGTCACCATCAACGGCTGGGGGGACCGCTGGCAGTGTGTGACCGTGCCCGCCTGGGGGACCGTGACCATGCACGCGACGACGGGCGAGCGGATCAACGATTCTGCCGTGCCCGATGATGAGGACTTCGCCCTGCAGCTGCCCGAGCACACTGTGGATGACAAGGCTCCGGGGCAGGACTGA